The Fusarium keratoplasticum isolate Fu6.1 chromosome 8, whole genome shotgun sequence genome includes a region encoding these proteins:
- a CDS encoding Cytochrome b561 domain-containing protein, giving the protein MAPATDELSAPGAVSYDSETMVVGDGTWDFDKNTFLLPNLQGLNYETMRYNGMGNRFSTVKQYHSLVLAHAIMAVIIFLFLIPFSVMTARFYANRPGWAVKYHAQVNIFAGLMLIAVFVLGYFAVGPERSLTNPHHGIGVAIFTLFLLQLFGGRLVLRITKSRSLRIMLHQWFGRVIALLGIAQVPLGLTLYGSPLYCFILYAVWMFFLLIFYFILSWRSADRREYYMSGARSEVPPSEDTRTRITESEYFSDYRTDHTGQTGHTSKAKWLGPLAAGVGLAALARGRNKNKDGDDRTRIRSRSPSLDRSRGPEVLPSRTGSASYLTGMTGEKYSEAPTRKAEGGGGFAKFLAILGLGKLFAKKDRARDEDYSEYTAVSTETPRRHRSSRSAPTMTDYTRTEFTRTDLSRTDFTSTVTPEHRREPDITKTSLIPPSGSRRPPPVMSQLRSAADGTESMMSSPPPSVTPRAARRPPPSRRSFFEESDYSSYVSPSRRPQPEKPSGGFAKGLFGGLGMGWFAKKMADRRNAKEEERLRDEEDLRSGTSLSRFTGDGHPSPTRRASRRPVQRRQTGYPAAETVLSTEMSESTIEPRPPRGNYIPPTEMSTLPPETLPAASGQGASRSRQDIEPASMPSMPPDPQGILAPALVPTETTGSGISPGSRPHRSRQSRPGERSTIRLTGDDGEPQERYASPASLSVKLKVHDDKERNVTLRRLTEEEAKRARGRRDSESSISGLESPTHGRRRYRRDSSQRRAEMGAEEAPLSPPNPAFAKQRRPKDSAYYSGQPAQAGPSGMTPFGGQTVSSLGSMGGPESHGTWSGLSPSPPIASGPTAPPGPPTDAGSAADNRRRRRQERRRASGAGDIPPTTNVDMYD; this is encoded by the exons atggcgccgGCAACAGATGAACTCTCTGCACCTGGTGCAGTGAGTTATGATTCGGAGACCATGGTTGTAGGGGATGGAACATGGGACTTTGACAAGAATACCTTTCTACTGCCAAATCTTCAGGGCCTCAATTACGAAACCATGCGATACAATG GCATGGGAAACAGATTTTCCACGGTTAAACAATACCACAGCCTCGTTCTAGCCcacgccatcatggctgtgATAAtattcctcttcctcatcccctTCTCCGTCATGACGGCAAGATTCTACGCCAACCGTCCCGGCTGGGCCGTCAAATACCATGCCCAGGTCAACATCTTTGCTGGATTGATGTTGATAGCCGTCTTCGTTCTTGGATATTTTGCCGTGGGACCCGAGAGAAGCCTGACAAACCCTCATCATGGAATCGGCGTCGCCATATTtaccctcttcctcctccaacttttTGGAGGACGTCTAGTACTCAGGATCACCAAGTCCCGATCGCTCCGCATCATGCTCCACCAATGGTTCGGCCGGGTGATTGCCCTTTTGGGTATTGCCCAGGTCCCACTGGGTCTCACCCTGTACGGCTCGCCTCTATACTGTTTCATTCTCTACGCTGTCTGGAtgttcttcctcctcataTTCTACTTTATCCTGAGTTGGAGGTCGGCGGATCGGCGAGAGTATTACATGAGTGGAGCGCGGTCGGAAGTGCCTCCCTCTGAGGATACACGCACACGAATCACCGAGTCTGAGTATTTCTCCGACTATAGGACTGATCATACTGGTCAAACTGGTCACACTAGCAAGGCTAAATGGCTGGGCCCTCTCGCCGCTGGAGTAGGACTTGCGGCTCTCGCCAGAGGAcgcaacaagaacaaggacgGTGACGACCGTACCCGAATTCGCAGTCGATCTCCCTCCCTCGACCGAAGCCGTGGACCTGAAGTCCTCCCGTCCCGGACTGGCTCCGCTAGCTATCTTACTGGCATGACAGGGGAAAAGTACTCGGAGGCTCCAACCAGAAAGGCAGAGGGAGGCGGTGGATTCGCAAAGTTCTTGGCTATCTTAGGTCTCGGAAAACTATTTGCCAAAAAGGATCGAGCTCGAGACGAAGACTATTCCGAGTATACGGCTGTATCAACCGAAACACCACGGCGACATCGTTCAAGCCGGAGTGCTCCTACGATGACGGATTACACAAGGACTGAGTTTACGAGAACCGATCTTAGCAGGACCGACTTCACCAGCACAGTCACACCGGAACACAGGAGGGAGCCAGATATCACCAAAACGTCGCTTATCCCACCCTCTGGAAGCCGTCGCCCACCACCCGTCATGTCCCAGCTTAGGAGCGCGGCTGATGGAACTGAATCCATGATGAGCTCCCCCCCTCCGTCAGTAACGCCACGAGCAGCACGTCGCCCACCACCTTCTCGGCGTAGCTTCTTCGAAGAATCGGATTATTCATCTTATGTGAGCCCCTCTCGGCGGCCACAACCTGAGAAACCAAGTGGTGGATTTGCCAAGGGACTATTTGGTGGACTCGGTATGGGCTGgtttgccaagaagatggcagacAGGAGGAACgcaaaggaagaagagcgccTGAGGGACGAGGAGGACTTGAGGTCCGGTACCTCCTTGTCTAGGTTTACTGGAGACGGGCATCCCTCTCCCACGAGGAGGGCATCTCGCCGTCCTGTTCAGAGACGACAGACGGGCTATCCTGCTGCAGAGACGGTGTTGTCAACCGAGATGTCCGAGTCGACCATTGAACCCCGGCCTCCTCGTGGCAATTATATCCCCCCTACGGAAATGAGCACGCTACCACCCGAAACTCTTCCAGCGGCAAGTGGTCAGGGAGCATCTCGGTCGAGACAAGACATCGAGCCTGCCTCCATGCCATCGATGCCACCGGATCCTCAGGGTATTCTTGCACCTGCACTGGTACCTACTGAGACTACTGGTTCAGGAATATCTCCAGGTTCTCGACCTCATCGATCTCGCCAGAGCAGACCAGGTGAACGAAGCACAATCAGATTGACAGGCGACGACGGAGAACCTCAAGAGCGTTACGCGTCACCGGCCAGTCTCAgtgtcaagctcaaggtccaCGACGACAAGGAAAGGAACGTGACTCTTCGACGGCTcacagaggaagaagcgaaACGCGCTCGCGGCCGCAGAGACTCTGAGAGCAGCATCTCCGGACTGGAATCTCCTACTCATGGACGGCGACGATACAGACGAGACTCGAGTCAACGGCGGGCCGAGATGGGAGCGGAAGAGGCTCCTCTATCTCCCCCTAACCCGGCCTTTGCCAAGCAACGACGACCCAAGGACTCGGCCTACTACTCTGGACAGCCGGCGCAAGCTGGGCCATCTGGAATGACACCGTTTGGAGGCCAAACAGTCTCGAGTCTGGGAAGTATGGGAGGTCCGGAGAGCCACGGCACATGGAGTGGTCTATCTCCATCCCCTCCTATAGCATCTGGACCAACTGCACCTCCTGGGCCACCAACCGACGCTGGATCTGCGGCGGACAATagacgtcgacgacgacaagaaaGGAGACGAGCCAGCGGAGCTGGTGACATCCCTCCGACTACCAATGTTGACATGTATGACTAG